A single region of the Pseudomonas sp. B21-023 genome encodes:
- a CDS encoding shikimate dehydrogenase codes for MSTQGILAGLIGRGIQASRTPALHEREGDAQALRYLYRLIDADQLGLDDSALPALLDAAQRTGFSGLNITFPFKQAILPLLDELSDEARGIGAVNTVVLRDGRRVGHNTDCLGFAEGLRRGLPGVARRRVVQLGAGGAGAAVAHALLAEGVEQLHVFEVDPARAQALVDNLTQRFGAGRAMLGNDLAETLAGADGLVNTTPVGMAKLPGTPLPPALLHAGLWVAEIIYFPLETELLRQARALGCRTLDGGTMAVFQAVKAFELFSGRPADAARMQAHFASF; via the coding sequence ATGAGCACCCAAGGCATCCTCGCCGGCCTCATCGGCCGTGGCATCCAGGCCTCGCGCACACCGGCGCTGCACGAGCGCGAAGGCGACGCCCAGGCGCTGCGCTACCTGTACCGGCTGATCGACGCCGACCAGCTGGGCCTTGACGACAGCGCCCTGCCCGCGTTGCTCGACGCGGCCCAACGCACCGGGTTCAGCGGGCTCAACATCACCTTCCCGTTCAAGCAGGCGATCCTGCCGTTGCTCGACGAACTGTCGGACGAGGCCCGCGGCATCGGCGCGGTGAACACCGTGGTGCTGCGCGATGGCAGGCGGGTCGGCCACAACACAGACTGCCTGGGCTTCGCCGAAGGTCTGCGCCGGGGCCTGCCCGGGGTGGCCAGACGCCGCGTGGTGCAGCTGGGCGCGGGTGGCGCGGGCGCGGCGGTGGCTCACGCACTGTTGGCCGAAGGCGTCGAGCAACTGCACGTGTTCGAGGTGGATCCGGCCCGCGCCCAGGCGCTGGTGGACAATCTCACACAGCGCTTCGGCGCGGGCCGCGCCATGCTCGGCAACGATCTGGCCGAGACCCTGGCCGGCGCCGATGGCCTGGTCAACACCACGCCCGTGGGCATGGCCAAGCTGCCGGGCACCCCCTTGCCGCCAGCGTTGCTGCACGCAGGGCTTTGGGTGGCGGAGATCATCTATTTTCCGCTGGAGACCGAGCTGTTGCGCCAGGCCCGGGCCCTGGGCTGTCGCACCCTCGATGGCGGCACCATGGCAGTGTTCCAGGCGGTCAAGGCGTTCGAGCTGTTCAGTGGACGCCCGGCGGATGCCGCGCGGATGCAGGCGCATTTCGCCAGTTTCTAG
- the aroQ gene encoding type II 3-dehydroquinate dehydratase, with product MTPRILVLNGPNLNLLGTREPTQYGHETLADLASLCAGSARELGLELEFRQTNHEGELLDWIHAARGRCHGIVINPAAWTHTSVAIRDALVASELPVIEVHLSNVHKREPFRHLSFVSSIAVGVICGLGSQGYRMALGYFSEHLREHAA from the coding sequence ATGACACCCCGAATCCTCGTGCTCAACGGCCCCAACCTCAACCTGCTGGGTACCCGCGAACCTACCCAGTATGGCCATGAAACCCTTGCCGACCTGGCCAGCCTGTGCGCCGGCAGTGCCCGCGAACTGGGCCTGGAACTGGAGTTCCGCCAGACCAACCACGAAGGCGAGCTGCTCGACTGGATTCACGCCGCCCGTGGCCGCTGCCACGGCATCGTGATCAACCCCGCCGCCTGGACCCACACCTCGGTGGCCATCCGCGACGCCCTGGTGGCCAGTGAACTGCCGGTGATCGAAGTGCACCTGTCCAACGTGCACAAGCGCGAGCCGTTCCGTCACCTGTCGTTCGTCTCCAGCATCGCCGTGGGAGTCATCTGCGGCCTTGGCAGCCAGGGCTACCGCATGGCCTTGGGCTATTTCAGCGAGCACCTGCGCGAGCACGCGGCATGA
- a CDS encoding substrate-binding domain-containing protein, with translation MFKRTVIAASLVAATLASAQSMAAVVGGGATLPENLYNGTSSLPRLLPADFSYTGVGSGGGKTAFLTNAAASINQPAGTNVDFAGSDSVLSASELSTYNSSKAATWGKLVQIPSVGTSVAIPYKKSGVTNLQLTGAQLCGVFSGTTTTWGQLLGTADATPIKVIYRSGSSGTTELLSRFLADACPSSFVVSSTFTTANVGSEPATWQAVAGSADVVNAVNATDGTIGYVSPDYVATGNNAVVARVSKNAMAAGTAPLPTAANARTALGTAVAPSTAADRADPSKWVPIFNAGGVVPTSGYPIVGYTNLLVGQCYQTAADATAIRSFLNDLYTGAKAATIAQHSFVSLPAAYAAEIKKVFLDNGYNEGTNIANASVCNGIGRL, from the coding sequence ATGTTTAAGCGTACTGTGATCGCCGCCTCCCTGGTGGCTGCTACCCTGGCTTCGGCCCAATCCATGGCTGCTGTTGTCGGTGGCGGCGCCACCCTGCCGGAAAACCTCTACAACGGCACCTCGAGCCTGCCGCGCCTGCTGCCGGCCGACTTCAGCTACACCGGTGTCGGCAGTGGTGGCGGCAAGACGGCGTTCCTGACCAACGCAGCGGCCTCGATCAACCAGCCGGCCGGCACCAACGTCGACTTCGCCGGCAGCGACTCGGTCCTGAGCGCCTCGGAGCTGTCGACCTACAACAGCAGCAAGGCCGCCACCTGGGGCAAGCTGGTGCAGATCCCATCGGTGGGCACCTCCGTTGCCATTCCCTACAAGAAGTCGGGCGTGACCAACCTGCAACTGACCGGCGCCCAGCTGTGCGGCGTGTTCTCCGGTACCACCACCACCTGGGGCCAGCTGCTGGGCACCGCCGACGCCACGCCGATCAAGGTCATCTACCGCTCCGGCAGCAGCGGCACCACCGAGCTGCTGTCGCGCTTCCTGGCTGACGCCTGCCCATCGTCCTTCGTGGTCAGCAGCACCTTCACCACCGCCAACGTCGGCAGCGAACCGGCCACCTGGCAAGCCGTCGCCGGCAGCGCCGATGTGGTCAACGCGGTCAACGCCACCGATGGCACCATCGGCTACGTCAGCCCTGACTATGTCGCCACCGGCAACAACGCCGTGGTCGCCCGCGTCAGCAAGAACGCCATGGCCGCCGGTACTGCGCCGCTGCCAACCGCCGCCAACGCCCGCACCGCCCTGGGGACCGCTGTCGCCCCGAGCACCGCAGCCGACCGCGCCGACCCAAGCAAGTGGGTGCCGATCTTCAACGCCGGTGGCGTGGTACCGACTTCGGGCTATCCGATCGTCGGCTACACCAACCTGCTGGTCGGCCAGTGCTACCAGACCGCCGCCGATGCCACCGCCATCCGCAGCTTCCTGAACGATCTGTACACCGGTGCCAAGGCCGCCACCATCGCCCAGCACTCCTTCGTCAGCCTGCCGGCCGCCTACGCCGCCGAGATCAAGAAGGTGTTCCTGGACAACGGCTACAACGAAGGCACCAACATCGCCAACGCTTCGGTCTGCAACGGTATCGGCCGTCTGTAA
- the mqo gene encoding malate dehydrogenase (quinone) — protein sequence MNIYKTPRWALAALTLALGLHAQAADSKRVDVLLVGGGIMSSTLAVWLNELEPGWSMQMVERLDKVAEESSNGWNNAGTGHSALAELNYTPEKDGKIDISKAVEINESFQVTRQFLAWQVKQGVLKNPHSFINTTPHMSFVWGDDNIRFLKKRYEALQASPLFKPMQYSEDHAQIAKWVPLMMQGRDPNQKLAVTWTPIGTDVNFGEITRQYVGYLQTRPNFDLKLSSEVQDITRNDDGSWHVEYKNLKDGGTASTDAKFLFIGAGGAALHLLQKSGIDEAKDYAGFPVGGSFLVTDNPAIAQRHMAKAYGIAATGAPPMSVPHLDTRVLDGKRMILFGPFATFSTKFLKEGSLLDLFASMSLHNTWPMVRVGVREFDLVQYLIGQLMQSDDDRFAALQTYFPEAKKEDWRLWQAGQRVQIIKKDDNLGGVLKLGTEVVTAKDGSIAGLLGASPGASTAPPIMLDLLNKVFKDKVATPEWQAKIKQIIPSYGIRLNEHPDKVQEEWTYTSELLQLASPSEVAAP from the coding sequence ATGAACATCTACAAAACGCCCAGATGGGCATTGGCGGCCCTCACCCTGGCCCTGGGGCTGCATGCCCAGGCCGCCGACAGCAAGCGCGTCGATGTGCTGCTGGTGGGCGGCGGCATCATGAGTTCCACCCTGGCGGTGTGGCTCAACGAGCTGGAGCCGGGCTGGTCGATGCAGATGGTCGAGCGCCTGGACAAGGTGGCCGAGGAAAGCTCCAACGGCTGGAACAACGCCGGCACCGGTCACTCGGCGCTGGCCGAGCTCAACTACACGCCGGAGAAGGACGGCAAGATCGACATCAGCAAGGCGGTGGAGATCAACGAGTCGTTCCAGGTCACCCGTCAGTTCCTCGCCTGGCAGGTCAAGCAGGGCGTGCTGAAGAATCCGCACTCGTTCATCAATACCACGCCGCACATGAGTTTCGTCTGGGGTGACGACAACATCCGCTTCCTCAAGAAACGCTACGAGGCGTTGCAGGCCAGCCCGCTGTTCAAGCCGATGCAGTACTCCGAGGATCACGCGCAGATCGCCAAATGGGTGCCGCTGATGATGCAAGGGCGCGACCCCAACCAGAAGCTCGCCGTCACCTGGACGCCGATCGGCACCGATGTCAATTTCGGTGAGATCACCCGCCAGTACGTGGGCTACCTGCAGACCCGGCCGAACTTCGACCTCAAGCTGTCCAGCGAGGTGCAGGACATCACCCGTAACGACGACGGCAGCTGGCACGTCGAGTACAAGAACCTCAAGGACGGCGGCACCGCGAGCACCGACGCCAAGTTCCTGTTCATCGGTGCCGGCGGCGCCGCGCTGCACCTGCTGCAGAAGTCGGGCATCGACGAGGCCAAGGACTACGCCGGCTTCCCGGTGGGCGGCTCGTTCCTGGTCACCGACAACCCGGCCATCGCCCAGCGCCACATGGCCAAGGCCTACGGCATCGCCGCCACCGGCGCGCCACCCATGTCGGTGCCGCACCTGGACACCCGGGTACTTGATGGCAAACGCATGATCCTGTTCGGGCCGTTCGCCACCTTCTCCACCAAGTTCCTCAAGGAGGGCTCGCTGCTCGACCTGTTCGCCAGCATGTCGCTGCACAACACCTGGCCGATGGTGCGGGTCGGGGTGCGCGAGTTCGACCTGGTGCAATACCTGATCGGCCAGTTGATGCAGTCCGACGACGACCGCTTTGCCGCGCTGCAGACCTACTTCCCCGAGGCGAAGAAGGAAGACTGGCGCCTGTGGCAGGCCGGGCAGCGGGTGCAGATCATCAAGAAGGACGACAACCTGGGCGGGGTGCTGAAGCTGGGTACCGAGGTGGTCACCGCCAAGGACGGCAGCATCGCCGGTCTGCTCGGCGCCTCGCCGGGCGCCTCGACCGCGCCGCCGATCATGCTCGACCTGCTGAACAAGGTGTTCAAGGACAAGGTGGCCACGCCTGAGTGGCAGGCGAAGATCAAGCAGATCATCCCGTCCTACGGCATCCGCCTGAACGAGCACCCCGACAAGGTCCAGGAAGAGTGGACCTATACCAGCGAACTCCTGCAACTGGCATCGCCCAGCGAGGTGGCCGCGCCCTGA
- a CDS encoding TetR/AcrR family transcriptional regulator, producing the protein MSDSVVKPEVEGLRKTRKNNPEKTRENILQAAITEFVQQGLAGARVDAIAERTATSKRMIYYYFGSKEQLYVECLVKLYGDIRKTEHSLDLDSLAPEQAIQRLVEFTFDHHANNVDFVRIVCTENIHYGEYVKQSPVIREMSSMVLDALGKILARGVAQGVFRPGIEVIDLHMLMSSFCFYRVSNRHTFGDIFQIDLSDEQVKQRHKQVICEAVMRYIKA; encoded by the coding sequence ATGAGTGATTCGGTCGTCAAGCCTGAAGTCGAAGGCCTGCGCAAGACGCGCAAGAACAATCCGGAAAAGACCCGCGAGAACATTCTCCAGGCCGCCATCACCGAGTTCGTCCAGCAGGGCCTGGCGGGCGCCCGGGTCGATGCCATTGCCGAGCGCACCGCCACCTCCAAGCGCATGATCTACTACTACTTCGGCAGCAAGGAGCAGTTGTACGTCGAGTGCCTGGTCAAGCTCTACGGCGACATTCGCAAGACCGAGCACAGCCTGGACCTCGACTCGCTGGCGCCCGAGCAGGCGATCCAGCGCCTGGTGGAGTTCACCTTCGACCACCACGCCAACAACGTCGATTTCGTGCGCATTGTCTGCACCGAGAACATCCACTACGGCGAGTACGTCAAGCAGTCGCCGGTGATCCGCGAGATGAGCAGCATGGTGCTCGACGCGCTGGGCAAGATTCTCGCCCGTGGCGTTGCCCAGGGCGTGTTCCGCCCCGGCATCGAAGTGATCGACCTGCATATGCTGATGAGCTCGTTCTGCTTCTACCGGGTGTCCAACCGCCATACCTTTGGCGACATCTTCCAGATCGACCTGTCCGACGAGCAGGTCAAGCAGCGTCACAAGCAGGTAATCTGCGAGGCGGTGATGCGTTACATCAAGGCCTGA
- the quiC gene encoding 3-dehydroshikimate dehydratase QuiC, translating to MHRSIATVSLSGTLPEKLEAIAAAGFDGVEIFENDLLYYAGSPREVRQLCAGLGLAITLFQPFRDFEGCRRDRLRKNLDRAERKFDLMQELGTDLVLVCSNVQPDALGDEQLLVDDLRLLAEHAGARGLRIGYEALAWGRHVNTWQQVWNLVRQADHPAVGVILDSFHTLSLRGDPSGIRDIPGEKIFFVQMADAPILAMDVLEWSRHFRCFPGQGEMDLAGFLAPILASGYRGPLSLEIFNDGFRAAPPRQNAADGLRSLLYLEEKTRRQLEREARAVEPGVLFAPPAASRYDGVEFLEFAVDEAVGARLGAWLKRLGFAEAGEHRSKAVRLLRQGDINIVLNGEPYSFAHNFFEAHGPSLCATALRVNAGQDALQRAMAYRGQPFRGLVGPNEREIPAVRAPDGSLLYLVQPDGNGQTLYDNDFRLDPTARASGGLKRIDHMALALPAEALDSWVLFYKSLFDFTADDEMVLPDPYGLVKSRALRSHCGTLRLPLNISENRNTAIAHALDSYRGSGVHHVAFDCDDIFREVARAKEAGVPLLEIPLNYYDDLAARFDFDDEFLSELAYYNVLYDRDAQGGELFHVYTEPFEGRFFFEVLQRKGGYAGYGAANVAVRLAAMAKARSGAGRKVVL from the coding sequence ATGCACCGTTCGATTGCCACCGTTTCCTTGAGCGGCACCCTGCCGGAAAAGCTCGAAGCCATCGCCGCCGCCGGTTTCGACGGCGTCGAGATCTTCGAGAACGATCTGCTGTACTACGCCGGCAGCCCCCGCGAAGTGCGCCAGTTGTGCGCGGGCCTGGGGCTGGCCATTACCCTGTTCCAGCCGTTCCGCGATTTCGAGGGCTGCCGCCGCGACCGCCTGCGCAAGAATCTCGACCGCGCCGAGCGCAAGTTCGACCTGATGCAGGAGCTAGGCACCGACCTGGTGCTGGTGTGCAGTAATGTCCAGCCCGACGCCCTGGGCGACGAACAGTTGCTGGTGGACGACCTGCGCCTGCTCGCCGAACATGCCGGCGCGCGGGGCCTGCGCATCGGCTACGAGGCCCTGGCCTGGGGGCGCCACGTCAATACCTGGCAACAGGTGTGGAACCTGGTGCGCCAGGCCGACCACCCGGCAGTGGGGGTGATCCTCGACAGCTTCCATACGCTGTCGCTCAGGGGCGACCCCAGCGGCATCCGCGATATCCCTGGCGAGAAGATCTTCTTCGTGCAGATGGCCGATGCGCCGATCCTGGCCATGGATGTGTTGGAGTGGAGCCGGCACTTCCGCTGCTTCCCCGGCCAGGGGGAAATGGACCTGGCGGGCTTCCTGGCGCCGATCCTGGCCAGCGGCTATCGCGGCCCGTTGTCGCTGGAGATCTTCAATGACGGTTTCCGCGCGGCGCCACCCCGGCAGAACGCCGCCGATGGCCTGCGCTCGCTGCTGTACCTGGAGGAGAAGACCCGCCGCCAGCTCGAGCGCGAGGCGCGGGCGGTCGAGCCGGGCGTGCTGTTCGCGCCGCCGGCCGCCAGCCGCTACGACGGCGTGGAGTTCCTCGAATTCGCCGTCGACGAGGCGGTCGGCGCACGCCTGGGCGCCTGGCTCAAGCGCCTGGGCTTCGCCGAGGCCGGCGAGCACCGCAGCAAGGCCGTGCGTCTGCTGCGCCAGGGCGATATCAACATCGTCCTCAATGGTGAACCTTATTCGTTCGCCCACAACTTCTTCGAAGCCCATGGCCCGTCACTGTGCGCCACGGCCTTGCGGGTCAACGCTGGCCAGGACGCCCTGCAGCGCGCCATGGCCTACCGTGGCCAGCCGTTCCGCGGCCTGGTCGGCCCCAACGAGCGCGAGATCCCGGCGGTGCGCGCACCGGACGGCAGCCTGTTGTACCTGGTGCAGCCCGACGGCAACGGCCAGACCCTCTACGACAATGATTTCCGCCTGGACCCGACAGCCCGCGCCAGTGGTGGCCTCAAGCGAATCGACCACATGGCCCTGGCGTTGCCGGCCGAGGCGCTGGACAGCTGGGTGCTGTTCTACAAGAGCCTGTTCGACTTCACCGCCGACGACGAGATGGTGTTGCCCGACCCCTATGGCCTGGTCAAGAGCCGTGCCCTGCGCAGCCACTGCGGCACCCTGCGGCTGCCACTGAACATCTCGGAAAACCGCAACACCGCCATCGCCCATGCCCTGGACAGTTATCGCGGCTCGGGCGTGCACCACGTCGCCTTTGACTGTGACGACATCTTCCGCGAGGTGGCCAGGGCCAAGGAAGCCGGCGTGCCGTTGCTGGAAATCCCGCTGAACTACTACGACGACCTGGCGGCGCGCTTCGACTTCGATGACGAGTTCCTCAGCGAGCTGGCGTATTACAACGTGCTGTACGACCGCGATGCCCAGGGCGGCGAGCTGTTCCACGTGTACACCGAGCCGTTCGAAGGGCGGTTCTTCTTCGAGGTCCTGCAGCGCAAGGGCGGCTATGCCGGCTATGGCGCGGCCAACGTGGCGGTGCGCCTGGCAGCGATGGCCAAGGCGCGCAGCGGGGCAGGGCGCAAGGTGGTGTTGTGA